CGCTGACCCAGTTATTTTTTTGACAACATGATCTTTCAGACCGGCAATTAGGTTCTCCTCCTTCCCAAGGCTATTTACTATCATCTAGCTGCTCGTTTTGGACTTATCATGCTCTGTAGAATCTTACTAATCCGAAAAGCGATTCGTAAAGCTTGTTTGTGATGTCTTCTTGTCGAGCCCGACATCACATTCGCAGAGAGTATAGCTTTCAATTCTGGCTCAACAAACGGTTTTCGGCTACCCAATGCCTTAATTTACGTTCAAATCATTATCCATCTTGCATAATAAGCAGCGATATATCCTCAAAAAGCAGTAACTGTAAGCAATTGAACGCGAAACGATAAGCGATTGAACGCGCCGGGGAGATATTTTTAAATAATTTTATTTTTCTGTTTTTGGCTCGTTTGCAGCTGTCAAACTAGTTTTTCTCTTTTCTATCAAACTGAATTTTCAGCAACAATCTCTGTTTTGTTGTTTTTAAGTATTTAACAATCTTTAAAATATTTAATATTTAAGGCCCTCATAAGTCTTTGAATTTCAATTTGTTACAAGCCTATAAATAAGTGATTGAACGCGGAAGTATAAGCAATTGAACGCAGAAATATAAGCAATTGGACGCGGAACGATAAGTGATTGAACGCAGAAGTGTAAGCGATTGGACGCAGAAGTATAAGTGATTGAACGCGGGCTAATTGATGATCTGTACTAACCACCCTAGTTCATTTTTCTATTAAGTGGGGACTCTATTTGCTATTTGTCTGATTACTAGAGTTTTATAAGAAATTATGTAAGCGATTGAACGCAGAAGTATAAGCAATTGGACGCGGAACGATAAGTGATTGAACGCAGAAGTGTAAGCGATTGGACGCATTTCTGAAAAAACAGTCAAACGCTTATAGTTTGTAATGATAAGACAAGGCGATTCTTTCTTATATTCGCTTAGAAAGGCGCTAAACCACTAATCGGCATGGCCAAGAACGCTACGCAGAACAAGCTTGTCCAAACAAAGAAAGACTCGGATTATCGGTACACTATTCGCTTAAAAGCTGGCAAGTTTGGCTTACTCGAAGCAATCTCTAAGTTCGATCTGCATGAGTTTCGACTCTTTGGTACGATGCTCACGATGATTCAGCCGACCGATAGTGAGTTTAGTTCGACGATTATTAATGTTGGCGATGTTGTCAAGCTGTTTGCTTTGAGTCGTGGCGCGCGCAATTATGACGATATACGCACCGCAGCGCTGCGATTACAAAAGAAATTTCTGGAGGTTTACGAAGAGATTGACGGTATTCCATACAAGACAACCGTACCCCTACTCGACCAATCCAGTGAACCGCTTAATGCCCGTGATCGAAATCACATTCGCGTTAAATTCCACGCCAAGCTCAAACCATATCTACTTGAGTTGAAGCGTGAGTACCTGACTGCCGATCTGCGCAATGTAGTCGGCATACAGAGCATCTATACAATTCAAATGTACGCTGTTCTAAAAAACCAATTCAATCTGGGCAATAAAGAACCGAAGTACAGTCTGGAGCGATTGCGTGATATTCTTAGCATAAGTCCCGAACTATATGTTAAGTACGGTAGCTTTAAGCAGCAGATCATCATGCGGGCCGTGCGCGATATTAATACCTACACGGATCTGGAGGTAAAGGAACTGGTCGAGACAAAACAGAAGCGACAGATTACGTCCGTGACGTTTGTGCTGGAAGGTAAAACCGTTGTTCGCTGGCAGACTTTACCCAAGGCAGAACCCGGACAGGTTGAACTTGAGTTTACACCCGTCGAAGTAATTGACCAGCCGAACGAGCAGGAGTCTGTCGATGCGCAGGTGGAAGAAAAAGCCGTTAATGGACTCGTAGACGAATTATACGAATTGGTAGAACGCTTTGAGATTTCACGACGAACCGTTGAAGAGTGGGTGGAAGGGTTGCCCGAACAGCAAATCCGACTGGGCATCGACCATGTGCTCACCGAACTAAAAAACGGTGTGAAAATCAAAAAGAGTATTGCGTCTTACATTGTGGCGATGGTCCATTCGACGAAGCTTAGCGATGACGTGCAGGCCAAAGAAAAACAGAAAGCGGAACGAACGGCCCATCAGCAGCGTAGCCAGCAACAGCAGCTGGTTTTTGAGCAAAATGCAGCGGCTAAGGCTACGTTACTCGACCAGTACGAAAATGAGCGACGGGTTGAGCTGATTTCAGCTTTTCGGAAATCAGCCGATTTATATCGTCGCTATCTTGAACATTTAAGAGGAAATCAGGAAAAACCTGGGTTGGGAATGAGCCTGAGTTCGGTTGTCGCCAGTCAGTTGACAACAGCCATGAGTGGTCAGAATTCGAAAGACGCATTTATGGCGGCCATTACAAATGCCGGTTACGGCTTGCTATACTCTGACTTGATTCATTGGTACGAGCAGCAATCGCCGAAGGCGTTGGCCCAAATCCGGGAAAAATACGCTGTAGTGGCTCAAAGTCTGGGCGTCCAGTTGCATTGAACCAGGCAACCTACATCCCGTTGGTTAGTCGATTCGATAGACCGTTAAAACGTATTAGGATCCAGACGCCGAATTCAGTCAATCGGATTAGGTCTACATAAAAGAAAGCGCCAAACCTTTTTATATTTGCATAAAACGGCTCTGCTTGCTGTAGCCAGTGTACAGACCACAGAAGCCAGCTGTTACTAATTTGCCTTATGTCTTATCCCATCACCTTAGCGGTCACTAACAACAAAGGTGGCACTGGTAAAACTACTACCTCACTTAATTTAGGCGCTGCTCTGGCCCGGCGTGGTTTTAAGGTATTGCTGATCGATCTTGACTCCCAATGCAATCTTGGCTTAGCGGCTGGTTGCAGGCAAGCGCCCCATCACATTGGGCAATTGCTGCTGGGGGAAGCCACTTGGGAGCAAACGCTGGTAAAAGGCGAAACTGTTGACCTGTTGCCTTCCAGCCGGACGTTATTGAGCTATGAGCATCAGTTAAATATGGAGCCAGATAGCGGCTATCTGCTTCGTGAACAGTTAGAGGGACGTTCCTACGATTATGTTGTTATTGACTGCCCGCCAAGTTTGGGTGCACTTACTTTCGGAGCGTTAGGCGCTGCTAGCTGGTTTGTAGTACCCATGCAGGGAGAAAACTTTGCTTATGTGGGTCTGGACGAGATCCTACAGTGCGTAGCTAAGGTGCGTCGTCGGTTAAATCCTGACATTCAGTTGGCGGGTATCCTGATGAATAAGTTTGATTTGCGGACGAAGTTTGGGCAAACCGTATACGGAAAACTGACGAGTAACAATACTATCCGGTTGTTCAAACACTCGATTCGGCAGGATGTGTCGCTGATGGAATGCACCGCGTTTGGGCAGAGCGTTTTTGATTATGCGCCTAGCTCGCGGGGAGCCCAGGATTTTGATGGGGTCTGCGAAGAATTTTTACAATTAACCACCGCTACGGCTACTCGATCATGAAAAAAGGCAAATCATTTGATAACCTGCTGACTGATCTCCATAGCGACCCCCTACCCGATTCGGCGGTCCCTGCTCTGTCATTGCAGTCGGATGGCGTTGTGGAGCTATCACCATTGACGAGTGAAGAAGCCGACCGGCTTGCCAGCTGCGAGCAGATTATCAATGAAGGAATCACCACCTTTCTGGCCGTGGGAAATGCGTTGATGGAAATCCGGCAGAACAAGCTGTATAGAGCGAACCACCGAACCTTCGAAGGCTACTGCCGCGACCGTTTCCAACTGAAACGTCAGCGAGCCTATGAACTGATGGGCGCTGCTGA
This window of the Spirosoma oryzicola genome carries:
- a CDS encoding replication initiation protein, which encodes MAKNATQNKLVQTKKDSDYRYTIRLKAGKFGLLEAISKFDLHEFRLFGTMLTMIQPTDSEFSSTIINVGDVVKLFALSRGARNYDDIRTAALRLQKKFLEVYEEIDGIPYKTTVPLLDQSSEPLNARDRNHIRVKFHAKLKPYLLELKREYLTADLRNVVGIQSIYTIQMYAVLKNQFNLGNKEPKYSLERLRDILSISPELYVKYGSFKQQIIMRAVRDINTYTDLEVKELVETKQKRQITSVTFVLEGKTVVRWQTLPKAEPGQVELEFTPVEVIDQPNEQESVDAQVEEKAVNGLVDELYELVERFEISRRTVEEWVEGLPEQQIRLGIDHVLTELKNGVKIKKSIASYIVAMVHSTKLSDDVQAKEKQKAERTAHQQRSQQQQLVFEQNAAAKATLLDQYENERRVELISAFRKSADLYRRYLEHLRGNQEKPGLGMSLSSVVASQLTTAMSGQNSKDAFMAAITNAGYGLLYSDLIHWYEQQSPKALAQIREKYAVVAQSLGVQLH
- a CDS encoding ParA family protein — encoded protein: MSYPITLAVTNNKGGTGKTTTSLNLGAALARRGFKVLLIDLDSQCNLGLAAGCRQAPHHIGQLLLGEATWEQTLVKGETVDLLPSSRTLLSYEHQLNMEPDSGYLLREQLEGRSYDYVVIDCPPSLGALTFGALGAASWFVVPMQGENFAYVGLDEILQCVAKVRRRLNPDIQLAGILMNKFDLRTKFGQTVYGKLTSNNTIRLFKHSIRQDVSLMECTAFGQSVFDYAPSSRGAQDFDGVCEEFLQLTTATATRS